The genomic region TCGTTGTCGCCTCGGGCGAGCAGGTCACGGCCGGCCTTCTGGCGCTGGCGCTGCGCAAGCGCGGCCTCAAGGCGCGTTCCTGGCTTGGCTGGCAGCTGAAGCTGAAAACCAACAAGAGCCACGGCAAGGCCCGCATCATGGGCTTTGACGATTCCCGCCTGCCGGATTCCATCGATGCCGGCGAGATCGCCGTGATCGCCGGTTTTCAGGGCGTGACCGAGGACGAGCGCGTTGCGACGCTCGGCCGGGGCGGGTCCGACACCAGCGCCGTGGCCGTTGCCGCCGCGCTGAACGCCCAGGTCTGCGACATCTATACCGACGTCGACGGCGTCTATACGACCGACCCGCGCATCGTGCCGAAAGCGCGGCGGATCGAAAAAATCTCGTTCGAGGAAATGCTCGAAATGGCTTCGCTGGGCGCCAAGGTCCTCCAGACCCGCTCGGTCGAAATGGCCATGAACCATAACGTGCCGGTGCGCGTGCTCTCCAGCTTCCTGAAGCCCGGAGAGCCCAATCCCGGAACCCTAGTCTGCGCAGAGGAAGAAATCGTGGAAAAGCAGGTTGTCAGCGGCGTCGCCTATTCGCGTGATGAGGCGAAGATCACCCTTTTCGGAATGCCGGATAAGCCGGGCGTTTCGGCGAAACTCTTCGCCGCGCTCGCCAAGGCCGGGGTCAATGTCGACATGATCGTGCAGGCCAATGCCCGCGGCCCGGACCGGGCCAACATGGTGTTCACCTGCACCGACCGCGACAGCCCGTTCGCGAAAGAGACGCTGGAAAAGCTGAAAGACGACCTTGGCTTCGACTCGATGGAAGTCACACGCGACGTCTCCAAGGTCTCGATCATCGGCGTCGGCATGAAGAGCCATACGGGCGTCGCCGAGACCATGTTCCGCGCGCTTTCGGAGAAGAACATCAACATCGATGTCATCGCGACCTCCGAAATCAAGATTTCGGTCCTGATTGCAGCGCCTTATACGGAACTCGCCGTGCGGGCCCTGCACACTGCCTTCGGCCTTGACGCCGAGTAACAGCGCCTGCGACAAGCAGGACTAGATGGCCTACAATCTACCTGCCACGCGTCTGCTGATGAACCGCCTCCGCCAGATGATGGCAGAGGATGGAGAAACACGTTCACGGCTCGACAATGTGGTCCGTCTGATCGCCTCCACCATGGTGGCGGATGTGTGCTCGATCTATCTGCGTCATCGCGGCGGACAGCTGATCCTGATCGCCACCGAGGGCTTGAAGCCGGAAGCCGTCGGCAATACGCGCCTGTCGGCGAATGAAGGCCTGGTCGGCCTCGTCTCCCGCCGGGCAGAGCCGATGGCGATCCAGGACGCGCCGCGCCATCCATCCTTCTCCTACCGCCCGGAAACGGGGGAGGACCCGTTTCACGCCTTCCTGGGTGTGCCGGTCCTGCGTGGCGGCCGGGTGATCGGCGTTCTCACTGTCCAGAACCGGACCGAGCGCGTCTATGGCGACGAGGAAATCGACACGCTGCAGACCATCGCCATGGTGCTGGCGGAGATTGTCGACCGGATCGACCCCGAGCATCTCGACAAT from uncultured Hyphomonas sp. harbors:
- a CDS encoding aspartate kinase gives rise to the protein MARTVLKFGGTSVGDLDRIANVADIVAARAKQGEHMAVVVSAMAGETNKLVALTEGAAGSDLKREQYDDEYDVVVASGEQVTAGLLALALRKRGLKARSWLGWQLKLKTNKSHGKARIMGFDDSRLPDSIDAGEIAVIAGFQGVTEDERVATLGRGGSDTSAVAVAAALNAQVCDIYTDVDGVYTTDPRIVPKARRIEKISFEEMLEMASLGAKVLQTRSVEMAMNHNVPVRVLSSFLKPGEPNPGTLVCAEEEIVEKQVVSGVAYSRDEAKITLFGMPDKPGVSAKLFAALAKAGVNVDMIVQANARGPDRANMVFTCTDRDSPFAKETLEKLKDDLGFDSMEVTRDVSKVSIIGVGMKSHTGVAETMFRALSEKNINIDVIATSEIKISVLIAAPYTELAVRALHTAFGLDAE